The following coding sequences are from one Musa acuminata AAA Group cultivar baxijiao chromosome BXJ1-6, Cavendish_Baxijiao_AAA, whole genome shotgun sequence window:
- the LOC135677865 gene encoding transcription factor MYB36-like: protein MGRAPCCDKATVKRGPWSPEEDATLKAYIEKHGTGGNWIALPHKIGLKRCGKSCRLRWLNYLRPNIKHGDFSVEEDHIICSLYSSIGSRWSIIAAQLPGRTDNDIKNHWNTRLKKKLLGKPRESPQPRCLSVNQVSTEVANAMSLQTHPQTLSAPALERMQLRGCEDPFFYHHPLGDKLFEDQHTDTATSTTPIDSSHRRLMQVKQEIQILLNQTVQENMDCSVPGCPPSDAGGLAESSFSDCNSLVAGLADLHEIFHGKEPFLGLQEANQSTESDCFKEMYREKERDGMSLWSSMASSLHPDSVLQEYLLGYDL from the exons ATGGGGAGGGCTCCCTGTTGTGACAAGGCGACCGTGAAGAGGGGGCCATGGTCCCCTGAGGAGGATGCAACGCTCAAGGCTTATATCGAGAAGCATGGAACTGGTGGCAATTGGATTGCGCTGCCTCACAAGATCG GTCTGAAGAGGTGTGGAAAGAGCTGCAGGTTGAGATGGCTCAATTATCTGAGGCCCAACATCAAGCATGGTGACTTTTCGGTAGAAGAAGACCATATCATATGTAGCCTCTACTCAAGCATCGGGAGCAG GTGGTCTATAATTGCAGCCCAGCTACCAGGGAGAACAGATAATGACATCAAGAATCATTGGAACACAAGGCTGAAGAAGAAACTACTTGGCAAGCCAAGAGAATCACCACAACCTCGATGCCTTTCTGTAAACCAGGTCTCGACTGAGGTAGCTAATGCGATGAGTCTCCAAACTCATCCACAAACCCTAAGTGCGCCAGCTCTGGAAAGGATGCAACTCCGGGGCTGCGAGGATCCCTTCTTCTATCATCATCCGCTGGGCGACAAGCTCTTTGAAGACCAACACACCGATACTGCTACGTCTACTACTCCGATCGATTCATCTCATCGAAGACTGATGCAAGTGAAGCAGGAAATCCAAATCTTGCTGAACCAAACTGTACAGGAAAATATGGATTGTTCAGTACCGGGGTGTCCGCCGTCAGATGCGGGAGGTCTCGCGGAGAGTTCATTCTCAGACTGCAACTCGCTGGTGGCAGGGCTTGCCGACCTCCATGAAATCTTCCATGGCAAAGAACCATTCTTAGGATTGCAGGAAGCGAATCAATCGACCGAATCAGACTGTTTCAAGGAAATGTATAGGGAGAAGGAGAGAGACGGTATGAGCTTGTGGTCAAGCATGGCTTCATCTCTCCATCCCGATTCCGTGCTTCAAGAGTATCTACTTGGGTATGATCTCTAG
- the LOC135677101 gene encoding protein GLUTAMINE DUMPER 3-like: MRAESGFNAAAVAVPAAVAGGGRSGSDAAPLLYLFGGLVAMLGLVGVALILLACAYWKLSGHFDRGGAEPGANLEPATATPATFYKQEIVVVMAGDEKPTYLATPIPSGASSFGGRSSKNEDEDDEKRE, translated from the coding sequence atgagggcAGAGTCAGGGTTCAATGCTGCAGCAGTGGCGGTGCCGGCGGCGGTAGCGGGTGGCGGCCGCTCAGGGTCGGATGCGGCGCCGTTGCTGTACCTGTTCGGGGGACTGGTGGCCATGCTGGGCCTTGTGGGTGTCGCGCTCATCCTCCTCGCTTGCGCCTACTGGAAGCTGTCAGGACACTTCGACCGCGGCGGAGCGGAACCGGGGGCTAATCTCGAACCGGCGACGGCGACGCCGGCGACGTTCTACAAGCAGGAGATCGTGGTGGTCATGGCCGGGGACGAGAAGCCGACGTACCTCGCGACGCCCATCCCGAGCGGGGCTTCCTCGTTTGGCGGCCGGTCCAGTAAGAATGAGGACGAAGATGATGAGAAAAGGGAGTAG